In Candidatus Sericytochromatia bacterium, the DNA window CAGATCGAAGATGTTACAACAGTCCAGGCTGCTATGCACAAAATCGAGCTCATCGGCTGGGAGCGTCACCACGGGCGACAGGCGCCAATTGTCGATCCAGTCATCATAGAGGGTGTTCAGCTGCGCCAGATAGTCGCTGGGAATGGCCGCCTCATAATCTCTCCCCCGCATCGCGATACGCTTTTGCAAGGTGCCGAGACTGGCCTTGAGGTAGACGACCAAGTCAGGCGGCCGAAAAAACTTGCCCATGATCTCGTAAATTTGACGGTAATTGTCGTAATCACGTTCCGTCATTTGCCCCGTTCGGCGAAGGTTCTCCGCAAAGATGGCACAGTCCTCGTAGACCGAACGATCCTGAATCACACTTTCCTGGCCTTCGACGATCTGTCGGTGGCTCTCGAAGCGTTTGCCCAAGAAATAAATCTGGAGGGGGAAACTCCAGCGCGGCATGTCATCGTAAAAGTCAGCCAGGTAGGGATTCCCCTCCACCGATTCGAAACTCGGGGTAAAGCCCAGGTGCCTGGAGAGGTATCGGGTCAGCGTCGTCTTGCCGCTGCCGATGTTCCCCGCCACGACCACAAATTTCTTGGAGCGCATCACTGGACCTCCTGAAGCGATGAGGTGAGGGCCGCGCGCAACGCGTCTCGTGAGATCAGCACTCGCTGCTGAGAGCGGGTCGTCAGATTTTTCAGAATGACCTCACCCGCGGCAAGCTCGGCTTCTCCCACCACCAGGGCGAAGGGAACGCCCAAGCGCTCTGCCAGTTTGAACTGGCGTTCCAATTTTCCACCGGGCGCCATCTCCACCGATAGGCCCCAGGACCGAAGGCTGCAGGCCAAGCGGAAGGTCTCGCTGAACGGGGTGCCCGGCGGCGTGACCAACACGGCGACGGGAGGCTGGGCACCGGGCAGTTCCGTTCCCAGAACGAGCAACAACCGTTCAACGCCGAGTGCCCATCCCACTGCGGGGCTCGCGGGGCCACCCAGGTCCGCGACCAGCGCATCATAGCGCCCCCCGGCGCACAAGGTGCTCTGGGCCCCCAATCGGTCGCCGCACGCGATGAATTCGAAAACCGTCCGGCTGTAATAATCCAAGCCCCGGACCAGGCGCGGGTTGTGGGTGAAGGGGACCCCCGCCGCGGTGAGAAATTCCTCCACCTGGGCAAATGCCTGACGACAATCATTGCACCAGGCCGTGTCCACCAGAGGTGCCTGATGGAGCTGCGAGCGGCAGGCTGGCACCTTACAATCCAATACGCGAAGCGGGTTTC includes these proteins:
- a CDS encoding deoxynucleoside kinase — protein: MRSKKFVVVAGNIGSGKTTLTRYLSRHLGFTPSFESVEGNPYLADFYDDMPRWSFPLQIYFLGKRFESHRQIVEGQESVIQDRSVYEDCAIFAENLRRTGQMTERDYDNYRQIYEIMGKFFRPPDLVVYLKASLGTLQKRIAMRGRDYEAAIPSDYLAQLNTLYDDWIDNWRLSPVVTLPADELDFVHSSLDCCNIFDLVESALDLPPTLPGLFPRPERASI
- the hisS gene encoding histidine--tRNA ligase; the protein is MTQPLQTVKGTKDILPHETPRWRFVESRAQDVLARYGYREIRTPIYEATELFARGIGETTDIVGKEMFSFDDRGGRHVTLRPENTAGVVRAYIQHKLYTQPAPQKYWYFGPMFRAENVQAGRQRQFHQLGVECLAAPDPCWDAESIAMAAHFLAELGLKPLDAWQLQVNSVGCDGCRPAYRDALQLFLRSCQADLCPDCRVRTERNPLRVLDCKVPACRSQLHQAPLVDTAWCNDCRQAFAQVEEFLTAAGVPFTHNPRLVRGLDYYSRTVFEFIACGDRLGAQSTLCAGGRYDALVADLGGPASPAVGWALGVERLLLVLGTELPGAQPPVAVLVTPPGTPFSETFRLACSLRSWGLSVEMAPGGKLERQFKLAERLGVPFALVVGEAELAAGEVILKNLTTRSQQRVLISRDALRAALTSSLQEVQ